The following proteins are encoded in a genomic region of Corynebacterium atypicum:
- a CDS encoding DUF501 domain-containing protein — protein sequence MTVSEKDLDTVAAQLGRTPRGVLDVSYRTPDGQPAVIKTAPRLPDGTPFPTLYYLTDPRLTAEASRLEVAQVMARMTKRLGEDAELAADYRRAHEHFLAERNRIEDLGTSFSGGGMPDRVKCLHVLIAYALAEGPGRVRLGTEAVAMAADHGGLRGSAIPQDWPTCAQLGIDLGDWGLSRSQHGAGGEAGEDTAPADNEEK from the coding sequence ATGACAGTCAGCGAGAAGGACCTGGACACCGTCGCAGCCCAGCTGGGGCGCACACCGCGCGGCGTCCTCGACGTCTCCTACCGCACGCCCGACGGCCAGCCCGCGGTGATTAAGACCGCGCCCAGGCTTCCAGACGGCACGCCTTTTCCCACGCTCTACTACCTGACTGACCCTCGGCTCACGGCGGAGGCGTCGCGCCTCGAGGTGGCTCAGGTGATGGCCCGGATGACGAAGCGTCTCGGCGAAGACGCCGAGCTCGCGGCGGATTACCGGCGCGCACACGAGCACTTCCTTGCCGAACGTAACCGGATCGAAGACCTCGGCACCAGCTTCTCCGGCGGCGGGATGCCGGACCGGGTCAAATGCCTCCACGTGCTCATCGCCTACGCGCTCGCGGAAGGACCGGGGCGGGTGCGTCTGGGCACGGAGGCGGTGGCGATGGCTGCCGACCACGGAGGGCTGAGAGGCTCGGCAATCCCCCAAGATTGGCCGACGTGCGCGCAGCTGGGCATCGATCTAGGGGACTGGGGCCTATCCCGATCGCAGCACGGAGCCGGCGGCGAAGCTGGCGAAGATACCGCCCCAGCAGACAACGAGGAGAAGTAA
- a CDS encoding Rv0909 family putative TA system antitoxin — MGLMDKAKDKATEFLNSDEGKQKADEALDTAADKAKEHVGEENADKVDAVRDKVGERLNQGEPEAEDKPE, encoded by the coding sequence ATGGGCCTGATGGATAAGGCAAAGGACAAGGCAACTGAATTCCTGAACTCGGACGAGGGCAAGCAGAAGGCCGACGAAGCGCTGGACACCGCGGCCGACAAGGCCAAGGAGCACGTCGGTGAGGAGAACGCCGACAAGGTCGACGCCGTACGCGACAAGGTCGGAGAGCGGCTGAACCAGGGCGAGCCGGAAGCCGAAGACAAGCCGGAGTAG
- the mfd gene encoding transcription-repair coupling factor, whose protein sequence is MLAGLLRLAGTDPKLTGLVRNLGASRLYVTGIDQSRSWALGALALQVPLVAVTPTGRQAEDLAAELKAMLGDKVGLFPSWETLPHERLSPGADIVGRRARVLDHIDELQVVVTAARGFCQPVLREAAGRKGLVLAEGTETDFSRLKDELVFRAYDHVDMVSRRGQFAVRGGILDVFPTTAEYPVRVEFWGDEVTEIRQFSVADQRTIPEIDVAQVEIYPARELLITDEVAARAESLIAKHPGNATLVELLTKLSQHTYADGMEAILPALTDSELVPLTELTRPGTHVVLLDPEKIRTRIHDLEATDNEFLAAGWEAAAMGAAGPVAAEGLDTSAASYLTFEALEEHAESHGVPWWTFAPEGMFAAAEEETLPLEFAAAPAPRGDLEKIEQMMGQLLEHTRHGGRAAFITPTHGLVGRMAERFGEHGIPTRNAGAGEVPGPGELVIYQALSHAGLVFPAVTGPDEAEAGGASAADTGQKDQSRPLVVVTETDLTGNRVGDIAGAKRRPARRRNRVDPLALKIGDFVVHETHGIGRFLKMAERTIKAGDESSRREYIVLEYAPAKRGQPADQLWVPMESLDLLSKYSGGESPTLSKMGGSDWKNTKRKARAAVREIAGELIELYAKRQSASGHAFAPDTPWQREMEDNFAFVETEDQQAAIDAVKADMEKPVPMDRVIVGDVGYGKTEVAVRAAFKAVQDGRQVAVLVPTTLLAQQHLQTFSERMDGFPVTIKGLSRFTTAKDAKEIIRGLADGSVDIVIGTHRLLQTGVQWKDLGLIIVDEEQRFGVEHKEHIKALRTHVDVLTMSATPIPRTLEMSMSGIREMSTILTPPEDRHPVLTYVGPEEDKQVAAAIRRELLRDGQVFVIHNRVADIEKRASALRELVPEARVVVAHGQMSEDLLERTVQGFWDREYNVLVCTTIVETGLDIQNANTLIVENAHHMGLSQLHQLRGRVGRSRERGYAYFLYPKGHTLTETSYDRLATIAQNNDLGAGMAVAMKDLEMRGAGNVLGAEQSGHIAGVGFDLYMRLVGEAVETYRALATGQTVDATDGGPKEIRIDLPVDAHIPESYINSERLRLEVYRAIAASENDQDLQLVVEEMEDRYGPVPDVVRRLLAVARLRHQARRAGVADIAVQGTRIKVHPVELADSQQIRLKRLYPGSNYRAAAQAIQLSFPKAGRTITAPSLRDEELLQWLADFLSAMFELETIDVRGGSPEGKKPRGGDVVSVSE, encoded by the coding sequence ATGCTTGCCGGGCTGCTCCGGCTAGCCGGAACCGACCCGAAGCTCACCGGTCTGGTGCGCAACCTCGGCGCGTCGCGTCTGTATGTGACGGGTATCGACCAGTCGCGTAGCTGGGCGCTGGGGGCTCTGGCGCTCCAGGTGCCGCTGGTGGCGGTGACGCCTACCGGTAGGCAGGCCGAGGACCTGGCTGCCGAGCTCAAGGCGATGCTGGGCGATAAGGTAGGCCTCTTTCCCAGTTGGGAGACGCTGCCGCACGAGCGTCTTTCTCCGGGTGCGGATATCGTCGGCCGCCGCGCTCGCGTGCTGGATCACATCGACGAGCTGCAAGTGGTGGTCACGGCGGCGCGGGGGTTCTGCCAACCTGTGCTCCGCGAGGCCGCCGGGCGAAAGGGCCTGGTGCTCGCCGAAGGGACCGAGACGGATTTCTCACGCCTCAAAGACGAGCTCGTGTTTCGCGCCTACGATCACGTCGATATGGTCTCGCGCCGCGGCCAGTTCGCGGTGCGCGGCGGGATCCTCGACGTCTTTCCTACGACGGCGGAGTACCCCGTGCGCGTGGAGTTCTGGGGCGACGAGGTCACTGAGATCCGGCAGTTCTCCGTGGCGGATCAGCGCACCATCCCAGAGATCGACGTAGCCCAGGTTGAGATCTACCCGGCCCGCGAGCTCCTCATCACCGACGAGGTCGCGGCCCGTGCAGAAAGCCTGATCGCCAAGCATCCGGGCAACGCTACCCTGGTGGAGCTTTTAACCAAGCTGTCCCAGCACACCTATGCCGACGGCATGGAGGCGATCCTGCCGGCCTTGACCGACTCGGAGCTGGTGCCGCTCACCGAGCTCACCCGTCCCGGCACCCACGTGGTGCTGTTGGACCCGGAGAAGATCCGCACTCGCATCCACGATCTGGAGGCTACCGACAACGAGTTCCTCGCCGCTGGTTGGGAGGCCGCCGCGATGGGCGCCGCTGGCCCCGTCGCAGCTGAGGGACTGGACACCTCCGCTGCGTCTTACCTGACCTTCGAGGCCCTCGAAGAACACGCCGAGTCCCACGGCGTGCCCTGGTGGACTTTCGCGCCGGAAGGCATGTTCGCCGCCGCCGAGGAGGAAACCCTGCCGCTGGAGTTTGCGGCCGCCCCGGCGCCGCGCGGAGACCTAGAAAAGATCGAACAGATGATGGGGCAGCTGCTCGAGCACACTCGGCACGGCGGCCGGGCGGCCTTCATCACCCCCACCCATGGGCTCGTCGGGCGGATGGCCGAGCGCTTTGGGGAGCACGGCATTCCCACCCGCAACGCGGGTGCAGGCGAGGTCCCCGGCCCCGGGGAGCTCGTGATCTACCAGGCGCTCTCCCATGCGGGGTTGGTCTTCCCCGCGGTAACTGGCCCCGATGAAGCCGAGGCGGGCGGGGCGAGCGCCGCGGATACGGGGCAGAAGGATCAGTCTCGCCCGCTGGTGGTGGTCACTGAGACGGACCTGACCGGTAACCGCGTCGGCGATATCGCTGGTGCCAAGCGCCGGCCGGCCCGCCGCCGCAACCGGGTCGACCCGCTCGCCTTGAAGATCGGTGACTTTGTGGTGCATGAGACCCACGGCATCGGTCGCTTCCTCAAGATGGCCGAGCGCACCATCAAGGCCGGCGACGAGTCCTCCCGACGTGAGTACATCGTGTTGGAATACGCGCCTGCCAAGCGCGGGCAGCCCGCGGACCAGCTGTGGGTGCCCATGGAGTCGCTGGACCTGCTGAGCAAGTACAGCGGGGGAGAGTCCCCGACGCTGTCCAAGATGGGCGGCAGCGACTGGAAGAACACTAAGCGTAAGGCGCGCGCTGCGGTCCGCGAGATCGCCGGCGAGCTGATCGAGCTCTACGCGAAGCGGCAGAGCGCGTCGGGGCACGCCTTTGCCCCGGACACCCCCTGGCAGCGCGAGATGGAAGATAACTTCGCCTTCGTCGAGACGGAGGACCAGCAGGCCGCCATCGATGCGGTGAAGGCGGATATGGAAAAGCCAGTGCCGATGGACCGCGTCATCGTGGGCGACGTGGGATACGGCAAGACGGAGGTGGCCGTGCGTGCCGCCTTCAAAGCGGTCCAAGATGGCAGACAAGTCGCCGTGCTCGTGCCCACCACCTTGCTGGCCCAGCAGCACCTGCAGACGTTCTCTGAGCGCATGGATGGCTTCCCGGTGACCATCAAGGGCTTAAGCCGGTTTACTACTGCAAAGGATGCCAAGGAGATCATTCGGGGCCTGGCCGACGGATCGGTGGACATCGTCATCGGCACCCACCGGTTGCTGCAGACGGGAGTGCAGTGGAAGGACCTGGGGCTGATCATCGTCGACGAAGAGCAGCGCTTTGGGGTCGAGCACAAGGAGCACATCAAGGCGTTGCGCACGCACGTCGACGTGCTCACGATGTCGGCTACGCCCATCCCGCGCACCCTGGAGATGAGCATGTCCGGCATCCGCGAGATGTCGACCATCCTGACTCCTCCCGAAGACCGCCACCCGGTGCTGACCTATGTGGGCCCGGAGGAGGACAAGCAGGTCGCCGCCGCCATTCGCCGCGAGCTCCTGCGCGACGGCCAGGTGTTTGTGATCCACAACAGGGTTGCGGACATTGAGAAGCGGGCGAGCGCCTTGCGCGAGCTCGTCCCCGAGGCCCGTGTCGTGGTTGCACATGGCCAGATGAGCGAGGACCTGCTGGAACGTACCGTGCAGGGGTTCTGGGATCGGGAGTACAACGTGCTGGTGTGCACGACGATCGTGGAGACGGGCCTGGACATCCAGAACGCGAACACGTTGATCGTTGAGAACGCTCACCACATGGGGCTCTCGCAGCTGCACCAGCTGCGCGGGCGTGTGGGGCGTTCCCGGGAGCGCGGCTACGCCTACTTTCTGTATCCGAAGGGGCACACGCTCACCGAGACCTCTTACGATCGGTTGGCCACGATCGCGCAGAACAACGACCTCGGCGCGGGCATGGCGGTGGCGATGAAGGATCTAGAGATGCGCGGGGCGGGCAACGTCCTAGGCGCCGAGCAGTCCGGCCACATTGCTGGCGTGGGCTTTGACCTCTACATGCGGCTGGTGGGCGAGGCTGTGGAGACCTACCGGGCTTTGGCCACGGGGCAGACCGTCGACGCCACGGACGGCGGCCCCAAGGAGATTCGGATAGACCTGCCCGTCGACGCGCACATCCCGGAGAGCTACATCAACTCGGAGCGGTTGCGCTTGGAGGTGTATCGGGCGATTGCCGCGAGCGAAAACGACCAGGATCTGCAGCTGGTGGTTGAGGAGATGGAGGATCGCTACGGCCCGGTGCCCGACGTGGTGCGCCGGCTCTTGGCGGTGGCTCGGCTGCGCCACCAGGCGCGGCGCGCGGGGGTTGCGGACATCGCGGTGCAGGGCACCCGGATCAAGGTGCACCCGGTTGAGCTCGCCGATTCCCAGCAGATACGCCTCAAGCGGCTATATCCGGGATCGAATTACCGGGCGGCTGCACAGGCGATCCAGCTGAGCTTTCCCAAGGCCGGGCGCACGATCACCGCGCCCAGCTTGCGTGACGAGGAGTTGCTGCAGTGGCTCGCGGACTTCTTGAGCGCCATGTTTGAGCTGGAGACTATCGACGTCCGCGGAGGCTCGCCCGAAGGCAAAAAGCCCCGCGGCGGGGATGTGGTGAGCGTGAGCGAGTAA
- the eno gene encoding phosphopyruvate hydratase produces the protein MAEVMHVFAREIMDSRGNPTVEAEAILSDGAHGIAGVPSGASTGVHEAHELRDGGERYQGKGVAKAVANVNDEIVDTVAGMEADDQRLIDQAMIDLDGTENKSRLGANAILGVSMAIAKAAAESAGLPLYRYIGGPSAHVLPVPMMNILNGGAHADSGVDVQEFMIAPIGAESFTEALRMGAEVYHQLKAVIKEKGLSTGLGDEGGFAPSVESTRAALDLIVEAIEKAGFTPGKDVALALDVASSEFYEDGVYKFEGGEHSAEEMAKVYEELIDAYPIVSIEDPLQEDDWAGYTALTAAIGDKVQLVGDDFFVTNPQRLKKGIEEKAANALLVKVNQIGTLTETFDAVDLAHRNGYRTMMSHRSGETEDTTIADLAVALGCGQIKTGAPARSERVAKYNQLLRIEEELGEAAVYAGKSAFPRFKA, from the coding sequence GTGGCTGAAGTTATGCACGTTTTCGCCCGCGAGATCATGGACTCGCGCGGGAACCCGACCGTCGAGGCGGAGGCGATCCTCTCCGACGGCGCCCACGGTATTGCGGGCGTGCCCTCCGGGGCGTCGACCGGCGTCCACGAGGCGCATGAGCTACGCGATGGCGGCGAGCGCTACCAGGGCAAGGGTGTGGCCAAGGCCGTGGCGAACGTCAACGACGAGATCGTCGATACCGTCGCCGGGATGGAGGCAGACGATCAGCGGCTGATCGACCAGGCGATGATCGATCTCGACGGCACCGAGAACAAGTCGCGGCTCGGCGCGAACGCGATCCTCGGTGTGTCCATGGCGATCGCCAAGGCTGCCGCCGAGTCCGCTGGGCTGCCGCTCTACCGCTACATCGGCGGGCCGAGCGCGCACGTGCTGCCGGTGCCCATGATGAATATCCTCAACGGCGGCGCGCACGCGGATTCCGGCGTCGACGTCCAGGAGTTCATGATTGCCCCGATCGGCGCAGAGAGCTTCACCGAGGCGCTGCGGATGGGCGCCGAGGTCTATCACCAGCTCAAGGCCGTAATCAAGGAGAAGGGCCTGTCGACCGGGCTCGGCGACGAGGGTGGCTTTGCCCCCTCGGTTGAGTCGACCCGTGCTGCGCTCGACCTGATCGTCGAAGCCATCGAAAAAGCGGGCTTCACCCCGGGCAAGGATGTGGCGCTGGCCCTGGACGTCGCCTCCTCCGAGTTCTACGAGGACGGCGTGTACAAGTTCGAGGGCGGGGAGCACTCCGCCGAGGAGATGGCGAAGGTCTACGAGGAGCTCATCGACGCCTACCCGATCGTATCCATCGAAGACCCGCTGCAGGAGGACGACTGGGCCGGCTACACGGCCCTGACCGCGGCCATCGGCGACAAGGTGCAGCTCGTCGGTGACGACTTCTTTGTGACTAACCCGCAGCGCCTCAAGAAGGGCATCGAGGAGAAGGCCGCGAATGCGCTGCTGGTGAAAGTCAACCAGATCGGCACGCTGACCGAGACCTTCGACGCTGTGGACCTGGCCCACCGCAACGGCTACCGCACGATGATGTCGCACCGCTCCGGCGAGACCGAGGACACCACCATCGCGGACCTCGCCGTGGCCTTGGGCTGCGGCCAGATCAAGACCGGTGCGCCGGCCCGCTCGGAACGCGTGGCCAAGTACAACCAGCTACTGCGCATCGAAGAAGAGCTGGGCGAAGCCGCCGTCTACGCCGGCAAGTCCGCCTTCCCGCGCTTTAAGGCCTAG
- a CDS encoding MazG nucleotide pyrophosphohydrolase domain-containing protein — protein sequence MTVVVLDPRWPDMIPAAAFVDAALRLPMDAAPGVPEAALRVMRALATEAGGPGSPPQVAAAAAGTWVTCDPVDPEAIRRRQAGEPVILAPSLADPVRKAVAVMHAARTRGEWEAGQTHASLVPFLIEEAGECAEAARRWSPGAPGADAELVAELSDVLLQVLFHAEIASERGAFTLDDVASRFVAKMRSRAPYLFDGSSGRVSADEQDRLWALGKRRERENPSR from the coding sequence ATGACAGTCGTCGTGCTCGACCCGCGGTGGCCGGATATGATTCCGGCCGCCGCTTTTGTTGATGCCGCCCTGCGGTTGCCCATGGATGCCGCCCCCGGTGTCCCCGAAGCCGCACTGCGTGTCATGCGCGCGCTCGCCACCGAGGCGGGTGGGCCCGGTTCGCCGCCCCAGGTGGCGGCGGCCGCGGCGGGTACCTGGGTGACCTGCGACCCCGTCGACCCGGAAGCGATTCGGCGGCGGCAGGCCGGCGAGCCGGTGATCCTCGCGCCCAGTCTGGCCGACCCGGTACGCAAGGCCGTGGCGGTGATGCACGCGGCGCGCACCCGCGGCGAGTGGGAGGCCGGGCAGACGCACGCCTCGCTCGTCCCATTCCTCATCGAAGAGGCCGGCGAGTGCGCAGAAGCGGCACGGCGGTGGTCCCCGGGCGCGCCCGGCGCCGACGCGGAACTCGTCGCCGAACTTTCTGACGTTTTGTTGCAGGTCCTCTTCCACGCCGAGATTGCCAGCGAGCGCGGTGCTTTTACCCTGGACGATGTGGCTAGTCGATTCGTGGCCAAGATGCGCTCGCGCGCTCCTTACCTGTTCGATGGTTCTTCCGGGCGCGTCAGTGCCGATGAGCAGGACAGACTCTGGGCGCTGGGTAAGCGTAGAGAGCGGGAAAACCCAAGCAGGTAA
- a CDS encoding metal-dependent transcriptional regulator — translation MTDLKVTDLPPRSQDYLKKIFDLVDWEEGDVSTRSGVALSELADALGQQRSTASEAVKRLAGLGLVDHTPYRPIMLTERGREFAIELVRRHRLVETFLAEVVGYRVEEIHAEAEVLEHAVSDLFIERIDKALGYPTRDPHGDPIPDADGNVTPVDCVPLSQVPEGEYAEVVRLRDRDSSLLRYLTDSGLAPGVRVRLLPAPYAGVAHIEVCSPGRAAEQGESEGGGAEPETGRDPVTVDADALSHIQVRLGPAETE, via the coding sequence ATGACAGACCTCAAGGTCACCGACTTGCCGCCGCGCTCCCAGGACTACTTGAAAAAGATCTTTGACCTGGTCGACTGGGAGGAAGGCGATGTTTCTACCCGCTCCGGAGTGGCGCTGTCTGAGCTTGCTGATGCCCTCGGCCAACAACGCTCAACGGCCTCCGAGGCGGTGAAACGGCTCGCCGGGCTGGGGCTGGTCGATCACACCCCGTACCGGCCGATCATGCTCACCGAGCGGGGCCGGGAATTTGCCATCGAGCTGGTGCGGCGCCATCGGCTCGTGGAGACGTTCCTGGCGGAGGTAGTCGGCTACCGGGTCGAAGAGATTCACGCCGAGGCCGAGGTCCTTGAGCACGCCGTGAGCGATCTCTTCATCGAGCGCATCGACAAGGCGCTCGGCTACCCCACTCGTGATCCGCACGGGGATCCCATTCCAGATGCGGACGGTAACGTCACTCCCGTTGACTGCGTGCCGCTTTCCCAGGTTCCGGAAGGTGAGTACGCGGAGGTGGTCCGGCTACGCGACCGCGATTCGAGCCTGCTGCGCTACCTGACGGACTCCGGCCTGGCCCCGGGCGTTCGCGTGCGCTTACTGCCGGCCCCGTACGCGGGAGTAGCGCACATCGAGGTGTGTTCCCCAGGGCGGGCCGCCGAGCAGGGCGAGAGCGAGGGAGGGGGAGCGGAACCGGAAACCGGCCGCGATCCAGTGACGGTTGACGCCGACGCTTTGTCGCACATCCAGGTGCGGCTCGGCCCCGCTGAGACGGAGTAG
- a CDS encoding lytic transglycosylase domain-containing protein codes for MRPAGRRLFGGCGCATVVAVILILAVIGWAVSLSLSGTSPFRQLQPIPDNVPPQAGEPVPNINVHAPGRTADKLTFWAEDLAVETGIPEPALRAYGNAELIARDAWPGCNLSWTTLAGIGQVETRHGSYSGRVLAPAEIDADGVVRPPIIGPALDGTGGFAAIHDTDGGELDGDAEWDRAVGPMQFIPESWARFGLDANGDGVADPNQIDDAAAAAAKLLCHGRDLSQPRDWAQAINSYNMSGEYLIDVRDAANSYALRQPAVH; via the coding sequence ATGAGACCTGCGGGACGACGCCTCTTTGGCGGTTGCGGATGCGCAACGGTAGTGGCCGTCATCCTCATCCTCGCAGTCATCGGATGGGCGGTCTCGCTGAGCCTGTCGGGCACCAGCCCGTTTCGCCAGCTACAGCCCATTCCGGATAACGTGCCGCCGCAGGCGGGCGAGCCCGTTCCGAACATCAACGTGCACGCGCCGGGCCGCACCGCAGACAAGCTGACTTTCTGGGCCGAAGACCTAGCCGTGGAGACGGGGATCCCGGAGCCTGCGCTGCGCGCCTACGGCAATGCCGAGCTGATCGCGCGCGATGCCTGGCCGGGCTGCAACCTGAGCTGGACCACGCTGGCCGGAATCGGGCAGGTAGAAACCCGGCACGGCAGCTATTCGGGCCGGGTGCTCGCGCCCGCGGAGATTGACGCTGACGGTGTTGTCCGCCCACCGATCATCGGCCCTGCTCTGGACGGCACTGGGGGGTTCGCGGCCATTCACGATACGGATGGCGGGGAGCTCGACGGGGACGCCGAGTGGGACCGCGCGGTGGGGCCGATGCAGTTCATCCCGGAATCCTGGGCGCGCTTCGGGCTCGACGCTAACGGCGACGGGGTGGCCGATCCCAACCAGATTGATGACGCCGCGGCGGCTGCAGCCAAGCTGCTGTGCCACGGGCGCGACCTCTCGCAGCCGCGCGACTGGGCGCAGGCGATCAACTCCTACAACATGTCGGGGGAGTATCTGATCGACGTGCGCGACGCGGCGAATTCCTACGCGCTGCGTCAGCCCGCGGTGCACTGA
- a CDS encoding amino acid permease, which yields MWSLVGLIIGSTVGAGIFSLPQNLSSVAAPGATLIGWTIAGIGMLSVAFVFHILARRKPHLDSGVYAYARAGLGDFIGFTAGWGYWLGSVIAQVGYATLFFSTIGHYVPLFDPDHRWSSALAVSALTWGIFAILARGIRQAAVLNSITTIAKILPILAFILLVAFLGFSWDKFTFDFWGTSDAGVGSVFEQVQGVMLFTVWVFIGVEGASVYSRQSRSSNDVARATVLGFLSVLALLVSVSTLSFGVLSRAELAALPDNSMASVLEAVVGPAGGALVSAGLCLSVLGAYVSWQMLCAEPVMMMAVDGLLPRELGAINESGSPWVAQLISTAVIQAWVIVFFLNETTYAQMVQLATVLYLLPYIFSAIYLVLLTVRGKGISHPQAGISFDDSGPEMSARDNRRHLAVAVVAVIYSLWLFYAAEPRYVLFGALAVLPGLVPYVWTRLARGERLFNGFEWAVVAVVLVAAVAAIWGLSIGELAL from the coding sequence ATGTGGTCGCTCGTGGGGCTGATCATCGGATCGACTGTCGGCGCGGGCATATTTTCGCTGCCCCAGAATCTAAGCTCCGTAGCCGCCCCCGGGGCCACGCTGATCGGCTGGACCATAGCCGGCATCGGGATGCTTTCGGTAGCCTTCGTATTCCACATCCTGGCGCGCCGCAAACCGCACCTCGACTCGGGCGTCTACGCCTACGCGCGCGCGGGGCTAGGCGACTTCATCGGGTTCACCGCCGGCTGGGGCTACTGGCTCGGCAGCGTGATCGCACAAGTGGGCTACGCGACGTTATTTTTCTCTACGATCGGCCACTATGTGCCCCTGTTCGATCCCGATCACCGGTGGTCGTCTGCACTGGCGGTCTCCGCGCTGACCTGGGGGATCTTCGCGATACTCGCCCGCGGTATCCGGCAGGCGGCCGTGCTCAACTCGATCACCACGATAGCCAAGATACTTCCGATTTTGGCGTTCATTCTGCTCGTCGCGTTCCTCGGGTTTAGCTGGGACAAATTCACCTTCGACTTTTGGGGGACTTCCGACGCCGGGGTCGGCAGCGTGTTCGAGCAGGTGCAGGGGGTCATGCTGTTCACCGTCTGGGTGTTCATCGGCGTCGAGGGGGCAAGCGTCTACTCGCGGCAGTCCCGCTCGAGTAACGACGTCGCGCGGGCCACCGTCCTCGGCTTCCTTTCGGTGCTTGCCCTCTTGGTCAGCGTCTCTACCCTTTCCTTCGGGGTGCTCAGCCGCGCGGAGCTGGCCGCCTTGCCAGATAACTCCATGGCCAGCGTGCTGGAGGCCGTGGTCGGCCCCGCCGGCGGCGCGCTCGTCTCGGCCGGGCTGTGCCTGTCTGTGTTGGGCGCATACGTGTCCTGGCAGATGCTGTGCGCCGAGCCGGTAATGATGATGGCCGTGGACGGCCTGTTGCCACGCGAGCTCGGCGCCATCAACGAGTCGGGCTCGCCGTGGGTGGCTCAGCTCATCTCCACGGCCGTGATCCAGGCCTGGGTGATCGTCTTTTTCCTCAACGAGACCACCTACGCGCAGATGGTGCAGCTGGCCACCGTGCTCTACCTGCTGCCGTACATCTTTTCCGCCATCTACCTGGTGTTGCTAACCGTCCGCGGCAAAGGTATCTCGCATCCCCAGGCGGGCATCAGTTTTGACGATTCCGGGCCCGAAATGAGCGCCCGAGACAACCGCCGCCACCTGGCCGTGGCCGTGGTAGCAGTGATCTATTCGCTGTGGCTCTTCTACGCCGCCGAGCCGCGCTACGTACTCTTCGGCGCGCTCGCCGTACTGCCGGGGCTAGTGCCCTACGTGTGGACCAGGTTGGCACGTGGCGAGCGGCTTTTCAACGGCTTCGAGTGGGCCGTGGTCGCGGTGGTCCTGGTCGCCGCAGTGGCCGCGATCTGGGGGCTATCAATCGGCGAATTAGCCCTCTAA
- a CDS encoding septum formation initiator family protein, which translates to MASRDNAPKAKKRQRPRLRLGVPEAGAIALAALVVLCAVAAPARNYFSGRTEIARVTEAIAAKEQRVDDLNAEIQRYGSDAYVREQARRRLGVVAEGETAFRILDPGMENAPVDAHAGAADQQHSWLEVLWNSIAVPAGEPGSAGKSQDPINGGDLDTHLPLNR; encoded by the coding sequence GTGGCCAGCCGAGATAATGCGCCGAAGGCGAAGAAACGGCAGCGGCCGCGGCTGCGGCTAGGAGTGCCCGAAGCGGGGGCGATTGCGCTGGCCGCCCTTGTGGTACTCTGCGCCGTCGCGGCCCCTGCACGCAACTACTTTTCGGGGCGCACCGAGATAGCCCGAGTCACCGAAGCCATTGCCGCAAAGGAACAACGCGTCGACGATCTCAACGCCGAGATCCAGCGCTACGGATCGGACGCCTATGTGCGTGAACAGGCCCGTCGCCGACTCGGCGTGGTAGCCGAGGGAGAGACCGCCTTTAGGATCTTGGATCCGGGGATGGAAAACGCCCCGGTCGACGCGCACGCCGGGGCCGCTGACCAGCAACATAGTTGGCTCGAGGTGCTCTGGAATTCCATCGCGGTGCCCGCCGGCGAGCCGGGCTCTGCCGGCAAATCACAGGACCCCATTAATGGCGGGGACCTGGATACTCATTTGCCACTGAACCGCTAA
- a CDS encoding TetR/AcrR family transcriptional regulator codes for MARQRMTGKQRREQLIEIGRTTFARRGFDGTSVEEIAARAGVSKPIVYEHFGGKEGLYAAVVDREMGYLERVITESLRWGRSKERIEKAVVALLTYVEQDTEGFAILVRDAGAGQGSSEKSYSTLLNHAVTQVSHILGDKFDRQGFDRANAVIYSQAMVGMVSMTAQWWLENRQIPKAAIAAHIVNLCWNGLAGLEIEPNLSQNAEELTTQLEKEGI; via the coding sequence ATGGCCAGGCAGAGGATGACCGGCAAGCAGCGTCGCGAGCAGCTGATCGAGATTGGGCGCACAACTTTCGCCCGGCGGGGGTTCGATGGCACCAGCGTTGAAGAGATCGCGGCCCGCGCGGGGGTGAGCAAACCCATCGTCTACGAGCATTTCGGCGGCAAGGAGGGCCTCTACGCCGCCGTCGTCGATCGCGAGATGGGCTATCTCGAGCGGGTCATCACCGAGTCGCTGCGCTGGGGTCGGTCGAAGGAGCGCATCGAGAAGGCGGTGGTGGCGCTGTTGACCTACGTCGAGCAGGACACGGAGGGGTTCGCCATCCTGGTGCGTGACGCCGGTGCCGGTCAGGGTTCGTCCGAGAAGTCTTACTCCACGCTGCTCAACCACGCGGTGACCCAGGTCTCGCACATCCTGGGGGATAAATTCGATCGCCAGGGCTTCGATCGCGCCAACGCCGTGATTTATAGCCAGGCGATGGTCGGTATGGTCTCTATGACTGCCCAGTGGTGGCTGGAAAACCGGCAGATCCCGAAGGCTGCCATCGCGGCGCACATCGTTAACCTCTGCTGGAACGGGCTCGCCGGCCTCGAGATCGAGCCCAACTTGTCGCAGAATGCCGAAGAACTCACAACCCAATTGGAGAAAGAAGGAATCTAG